One window of Mangrovibacterium diazotrophicum genomic DNA carries:
- a CDS encoding transglutaminase domain-containing protein: protein MNIRNSIILALVALIGFSCSHKEQLISNPEQLKDISHMLEAQKKLTANSNIHVWDVFDQPLTDDERQAMEYLYAYMPLSDLGDLPADFFLTNARKSLQTREDMAWGKTVPEDLFLHFVLPVRINNENLDSFRIAMYDEIKARVQNITSMEQAALEVNHWCHEKVVYRGTDIRTSAPLSTIRKAFGRCGEMSTFTVAALRTAGIPARQVYTPRWAHSDDNHAWVEVWVDGVWKYLGACEPDARLNMGWFTEPSTRAILMHTRAYGKYFGPEEVINHEDRFTELNVTSNYARVKKLYVDVKNADGTPAENAKVEYQLYNYAEYFPIATQYTNAEGETSLSMGLGDIIVWASQGKKIDFKRVSISQVDTVNLVLANEELNGKHFDFDFVPPHVVTDTTQLTATEKTVNEKRLALEDSIRACYIETFKTDDWSKALAKELGLDEDPVVKAIHLSYGNWPEIEAYLRENTKDTHVLDLLRGISDKDFSDTKASILSAHLQNTIHDTKLPEEIFVDYVLAPRVLNEMLRTWRKSLQESFAAEKDEFVKDPQKLTEWIKQNITIDDMANMHSRTDLSPTAVYNLRVSDTESRNFFFVATCRALGIPARLNPATELPEFWKDGEWIRAEFSENMPAVPETGKLILVNGDNPIEPQYMIHFTIGKLIDGNYHTLQYPFTKKVTEFGELDLEAGDYYLVTGNRLEDGSVLNSCDFFTIEAGKTKTLTVTLRQSIDAPKAIAKLEFSQLNISKLDDKMVVSLDQVAGGKNMVLALLDPNKETSKHILNDLGDYLEHFNAWTGEFVFLTAEDRPQLGAVLNSYQLPKNYISGFDKDNNVLQALMKNFGEDVKSKLPLVILTDASGQVFLFSSGYKIGIGEQLLKVIPAMTMAGSESCCQP from the coding sequence ATGAATATTCGAAACTCGATCATATTAGCTCTCGTTGCCCTGATTGGATTTTCTTGCAGTCACAAGGAACAACTGATCAGTAACCCGGAGCAATTAAAAGATATTAGTCACATGTTGGAGGCTCAGAAAAAACTGACAGCCAACAGCAACATCCACGTGTGGGACGTTTTCGATCAGCCGTTGACGGATGATGAACGTCAGGCGATGGAGTATTTGTACGCCTATATGCCTTTGAGTGACTTAGGCGATCTACCAGCCGATTTCTTTCTGACAAATGCACGTAAAAGCTTGCAAACTCGTGAGGACATGGCTTGGGGAAAAACTGTTCCTGAAGATTTATTCCTTCACTTTGTATTGCCGGTTCGTATCAACAATGAAAACCTGGATTCGTTCCGCATTGCGATGTATGACGAGATCAAAGCACGTGTTCAAAATATAACAAGCATGGAGCAGGCCGCACTGGAGGTCAATCACTGGTGCCACGAGAAAGTGGTGTACCGTGGGACGGATATCCGCACCAGCGCTCCGCTGAGCACTATTCGCAAAGCTTTTGGCCGTTGCGGCGAAATGTCAACCTTTACGGTTGCTGCCTTACGAACAGCGGGTATTCCTGCCCGCCAGGTTTACACACCGCGCTGGGCGCACTCGGACGACAACCACGCCTGGGTTGAAGTTTGGGTTGACGGCGTTTGGAAATACCTTGGTGCTTGTGAACCGGATGCTCGCCTGAATATGGGCTGGTTTACCGAGCCTTCAACCCGAGCTATTTTGATGCACACCCGTGCCTACGGTAAATATTTTGGTCCTGAGGAAGTGATCAACCACGAAGATCGTTTTACCGAACTGAATGTCACTTCAAACTATGCACGCGTTAAAAAATTGTATGTTGACGTGAAAAACGCTGACGGAACGCCTGCTGAGAATGCAAAAGTTGAGTACCAATTGTATAATTACGCTGAATATTTTCCGATCGCCACACAATACACAAACGCAGAAGGAGAGACTTCTCTTTCAATGGGCTTAGGGGATATCATTGTTTGGGCCAGCCAAGGTAAAAAAATCGATTTCAAACGCGTTTCAATTTCACAAGTTGACACCGTGAACCTGGTTTTAGCAAATGAAGAATTGAATGGAAAGCATTTCGATTTTGACTTTGTTCCGCCACACGTTGTGACTGACACCACTCAGTTGACAGCGACTGAAAAAACTGTGAATGAGAAACGTTTGGCGCTGGAAGATTCAATCCGGGCTTGCTACATCGAGACATTTAAAACTGATGACTGGAGCAAAGCTTTGGCTAAAGAATTGGGACTGGACGAAGATCCGGTTGTGAAAGCTATTCACCTGAGCTACGGAAACTGGCCGGAAATTGAAGCTTATTTGCGTGAGAATACAAAAGATACGCATGTGCTTGATTTGTTGAGAGGAATTTCGGACAAAGATTTCAGCGACACCAAAGCATCAATCCTGAGCGCCCATTTACAGAACACGATTCACGATACGAAGTTACCTGAAGAGATTTTTGTCGACTACGTTTTGGCTCCGCGGGTGTTGAACGAGATGTTGCGCACCTGGCGCAAGTCGCTGCAGGAATCTTTCGCTGCAGAAAAAGATGAATTTGTAAAAGATCCGCAAAAACTGACTGAATGGATCAAGCAAAATATTACGATTGACGACATGGCAAACATGCACTCGCGCACCGATTTGAGCCCGACAGCGGTTTACAATCTGCGCGTTTCGGATACCGAGTCCCGCAATTTCTTCTTTGTTGCCACATGTCGTGCACTGGGTATTCCTGCCCGCCTGAACCCTGCAACCGAGTTGCCTGAGTTCTGGAAAGACGGGGAGTGGATCCGTGCTGAGTTTTCTGAAAATATGCCTGCGGTGCCAGAAACCGGAAAATTGATTCTGGTAAACGGCGACAACCCGATTGAGCCGCAGTACATGATACATTTTACAATTGGCAAATTGATTGATGGCAATTACCACACCCTTCAATATCCGTTCACCAAGAAGGTAACTGAGTTTGGTGAATTGGATTTGGAGGCAGGAGATTACTACCTGGTTACCGGTAACCGTTTGGAAGATGGTTCGGTGCTGAACAGCTGCGACTTCTTTACGATTGAAGCGGGTAAAACAAAGACGTTGACAGTAACATTGCGCCAGTCAATCGATGCTCCGAAAGCAATTGCGAAATTGGAGTTCAGCCAATTGAATATTTCAAAGTTAGACGATAAGATGGTTGTTTCGTTGGATCAAGTGGCCGGCGGCAAGAATATGGTGCTGGCCCTTCTTGATCCTAACAAAGAAACATCAAAACATATTTTGAACGACTTGGGCGACTATCTCGAACATTTCAATGCCTGGACAGGTGAGTTCGTGTTTTTAACCGCCGAAGATCGTCCGCAGCTGGGAGCTGTGCTGAACAGCTATCAACTGCCGAAAAATTACATCAGTGGTTTCGACAAAGACAACAATGTGTTGCAGGCGCTGATGAAGAATTTTGGTGAAGATGTGAAAAGTAAATTGCCGTTGGTGATTTTAACTGACGCCAGCGGCCAAGTGTTTTTGTTCTCCTCCGGTTATAAAATCGGAATCGGTGAGCAGCTATTGAAAGTCATTCCTGCCATGACGATGGCGGGTTCTGAAAGCTGCTGCCAACCATAA
- a CDS encoding family 20 glycosylhydrolase, giving the protein MKIYPIFLLVVMLLFAACQPSVKPTEIKIIPKPVSLTATGKSLVIDKGVRIETSDSDLAFASDYLMAQMQKLTPAIWLAPSESGVKVELKLDETITEEEGYKLTIGDKIVLAGKTKNGVIHGIQSLLQILEEGSQTDNGLVIPTVSIDDYPRFAYRGMHLDVSRHFFGVDFVKKYIDLIAMHKMNTFHWHLSDDQGWRIEIKKYPKLTEVGAWRVDHEDLPWNERPAQKPGEKATYGGFYTQEQIKDVVAYAAERGITVIPEIDIPGHSAAAIAAYPELSCRDAQIGVASGGKAEISIVCGGKDSVIEFYKNVLTEVMDLFPSKYIHIGGDEAWKAEWEKCPLCQKRIKEKDLKDEHGLQSYFIQQLDDFLVSKGRAMIGWDEILEGGLAKNATVMSWRGESGGIKSAQMGHDVIMTPVDYCYFDYYQSPDKDLEPLAFNGLITLSKVYNYEPVPAELTAEESKYVLGAQGNMWSEWMPTGEMVEYRALPRMTALSEVLWSPKESRNEADFINRLEPFLDWLTDTGYNFHIPTPQGIFNKMIFMDSAKVDLTNSWPFATMHYTLDGSEPTPESPIYTEPLSVSTTTTLKAAIFMKDGRHGPIKTALFEKAAPIDAFDVDTTKLEPGLKYAYYEKAISRVGQMKELKPESTGVVSGVEFPKEAREGLFALSLSGYFYASETTVYTFSLSSDDGSQLFIADSLVVDHDGYHGPTVKFGQIALKKGYYPIYVGYFDGGGGYSLDLEVKQGDGEMSKLPAELVKH; this is encoded by the coding sequence ATGAAAATATACCCCATTTTTTTGCTGGTGGTCATGCTGCTTTTTGCAGCATGCCAGCCATCAGTAAAACCAACTGAAATAAAGATTATCCCCAAGCCGGTTTCGTTAACAGCGACCGGAAAGAGTTTGGTCATCGACAAAGGTGTCCGGATTGAAACTTCTGATTCAGATTTGGCATTCGCTTCAGACTACCTGATGGCGCAAATGCAAAAGTTAACACCTGCAATCTGGCTTGCTCCAAGTGAGTCGGGTGTGAAGGTAGAACTAAAATTAGATGAGACCATCACTGAGGAAGAAGGTTATAAACTCACAATTGGTGATAAGATTGTTTTAGCGGGGAAAACGAAAAATGGAGTTATTCACGGAATTCAGAGTTTATTACAGATACTTGAAGAAGGTAGCCAGACCGATAATGGTCTGGTAATTCCGACGGTATCGATTGATGATTATCCCCGGTTTGCCTACCGGGGAATGCACCTGGACGTAAGCCGTCATTTCTTTGGAGTTGATTTTGTGAAAAAGTACATCGACCTGATTGCCATGCACAAAATGAACACCTTCCACTGGCACTTGTCTGATGACCAGGGGTGGCGGATCGAGATCAAGAAATACCCCAAACTAACCGAAGTAGGAGCGTGGCGCGTAGATCACGAAGATTTGCCCTGGAATGAGCGTCCAGCTCAGAAACCGGGTGAAAAAGCGACTTACGGTGGTTTTTATACTCAAGAACAAATTAAAGATGTGGTTGCCTACGCCGCAGAGCGTGGCATTACCGTAATTCCCGAGATTGATATTCCGGGACATTCGGCTGCAGCTATTGCGGCTTACCCGGAACTTTCGTGCCGCGATGCCCAAATCGGCGTTGCTTCAGGCGGAAAAGCCGAGATCAGCATTGTTTGCGGCGGTAAAGATTCGGTTATCGAATTTTATAAAAATGTATTGACAGAAGTGATGGACTTGTTTCCATCCAAATATATCCACATTGGTGGTGATGAAGCGTGGAAAGCAGAGTGGGAGAAGTGCCCGCTGTGTCAGAAGCGTATCAAAGAAAAAGATTTAAAGGACGAGCACGGACTGCAAAGTTATTTCATCCAGCAACTCGACGATTTCCTGGTTTCAAAAGGCCGGGCAATGATTGGCTGGGATGAAATTCTCGAAGGTGGCTTGGCCAAAAATGCGACAGTAATGTCGTGGAGAGGCGAGTCCGGAGGGATCAAGTCGGCCCAAATGGGACACGATGTAATTATGACCCCCGTTGATTATTGCTATTTCGATTATTACCAAAGCCCTGATAAAGATTTAGAACCATTGGCATTTAACGGCCTTATTACGCTGAGCAAAGTGTACAACTACGAGCCTGTTCCGGCAGAATTGACTGCAGAAGAAAGCAAGTATGTACTGGGTGCTCAGGGTAACATGTGGTCGGAGTGGATGCCAACCGGAGAGATGGTTGAGTACCGCGCATTGCCACGTATGACAGCACTGAGCGAGGTGCTCTGGTCACCAAAAGAATCGCGCAATGAGGCTGATTTTATCAACCGTTTGGAACCGTTCCTTGACTGGTTGACTGATACCGGGTATAATTTCCATATTCCGACTCCCCAAGGTATTTTCAATAAGATGATTTTCATGGATTCGGCCAAAGTTGATTTGACAAATTCATGGCCGTTCGCAACCATGCATTATACACTGGATGGCAGCGAGCCAACTCCTGAATCACCAATTTATACCGAACCGCTCAGCGTTTCAACAACAACAACATTGAAAGCTGCCATTTTCATGAAGGACGGTCGCCACGGGCCGATTAAAACAGCTTTGTTTGAAAAAGCCGCTCCGATTGATGCGTTCGACGTGGATACAACGAAATTGGAACCCGGATTGAAATATGCATATTACGAAAAAGCGATTAGCCGCGTGGGGCAAATGAAAGAACTGAAACCAGAGAGCACAGGTGTTGTGAGTGGTGTTGAATTCCCGAAAGAAGCGCGTGAAGGTCTTTTCGCACTGTCGTTGTCTGGCTATTTTTACGCTTCCGAAACGACTGTTTACACATTCTCGCTGTCATCCGATGACGGAAGCCAGCTATTTATCGCCGACAGCCTGGTTGTTGATCACGACGGCTACCACGGACCAACCGTCAAGTTTGGTCAAATTGCACTGAAAAAAGGCTATTACCCAATTTATGTGGGCTACTTTGACGGCGGTGGCGGGTACTCCCTCGACCTTGAAGTAAAACAAGGCGATGGTGAAATGAGTAAATTACCTGCGGAACTCGTAAAACATTAA